The Amycolatopsis sp. NBC_01480 genome segment ATCCAGCGATTCAGCCGGCGTCGCTGTCGGCTGGGGTTCCGTCGTCATTCGACCGCCCCAGCTGGACGACCTTGTTGGCCTCCAGTGGCAGGCTCGGGTCGATCACCACGCCGTGCTGGCGGGTCAGGCCGTCGATCGCCGCCCAGATGATCTGGGTGAGGTACTCGACGACCGAGTCGCGGCTCATCGAACGGCGGTCGAGCCACCATTCGCCGGTGCTCTGGACCATGCCGACGATGCCGTGCGCCCACGGCTCCGCCGCGCCGGAGTCCATGTTGAACATCCGCATGTAGTCGCCGAGCAGGGCGGTCAGCGCGGTGGCGATGACCTCCTTGTCCTCGGCCACGACGTCGGCGTCCACGACCTTGCCCGGCAGGCCGCCGTGCGCCAGCAGGCGGTACAGGTTCGGGTGCTCCTCGATCACGGTGAAAAACGCGTCGAGCGCCATCCGGATCCGTGGCACCGGCGCCAGCTCGGCGTTGATGGCCGGGATCAGCCGCTCGAAAAGGATCTCCGTGCCGCGCTGGCCGAGCGCCACGTACAGGTCGGCTTTGTCTTCGAAATGCCGGTACAGCACGGGTTTCGTGACGCCGGCCTCCGCGGCGACGTCCTCCATGCCCAGGTCCGGGCCGTGGCTGTCGAGCGCCCGCAGCGCGGCTTCGACGAACTCGGCGCGCCGCGCGATGCGGTGCTTGCGCCACCGGTCGCGGCGGGCGTCGCCGGTCGCCGCCTCGCCGGAAGCGGGCTGCTTGCCGGACTGCTTGCTGGAGCGCTTGACACGTTCGATCACGCGGGTCATGCTACCAGAGGTAACTGTTACCTCGGGTTACATGTATGGCAGTGGCGATTGCGGCACCGGCGCCGGAAGGGGCGAGTCATGACGCGGACGCTCAAGGACACGGACCGGGACAGGACCGCCGAGCGGCTGCTGAAGTCCTCGGCGAACAAGTTCTACGACCCCGACGTCGACATCGACTGGGACGCGCCGCTGGTCGAGGGCAAGCGGTTCATCCTCGACGAGCGCTCCTCCCTCTACGGCACCGAGCTGTGGGACAAGCTCACCCCGGAGCAGCGGATCGAGCTGGGCAAGCACGAGGTCGCCAGCGTGGCGACCACCGGGCTGTGGTTCGAGATCCTGCTGATGCAGATGCTGCTCAAAGAGGTCTACGAAGAAGACCCCACGACCGCGCACGCGCAATTCGCGCTCACCGAGATCGCCGACGAATGCCGTCACTCCACGATGTTCGCGCGCATGGCCTCGCGGATCGGCTGCCCCGCGTACGGCCCGGTGCCGCTGTTGCGCCGCTTCGCGAAGCTGATGCCGTCGTTCTCCTACGGCCCCGCGCGGTACGGCGCGATCCTGGTCGCCGAGGAGGTGCTCGACCGGCTGCAACGCGAGCAGATGGTCAGCGAAGACGTGCAGCCCCTGGTGCGCATGGTCAACCGCATCCACGTGCTGGAGGAGGCGCGGCACGTCACGTTCGCCCGCGAGGAGGTGACGCGCGGGATGGCCAAACTGTCGAAGGCGGAGATCGTCTACCAGCAGTTCATCATCGCGCTGATCTCGTACTTCGTGACGCGCGCGTTCATCAACCCGAACGTCTACAAGGCCGTCGGCATCCGGCCCCGCGACGGCGTCAAGGCCGCGCTGGAAAACCCGAAGTGGCAGGGCACGATCGCCTGGGCCGGGGAGAAGATCATGCCGTTCCTGCAGGAGTCCGGCCTGGTCGGGTGGCCGGGGCGGTACTTCTGGCGCAAGTCGTTCCTGCTGCCGAAGGGCAAGTAGAAATGACCACCGTCGAACGTTTGCGTCACCCGGCCCGTGAGCACCGGTTCGTCGCGAGTGACGGCTGTGCGCTGCACGTCGAGGCGTCCGGTCCGGCCGACGCCGCGGTGACGCTGGTGCTCGTGCACGGCTGGACGCAGGACCACCGCACCTGGGACGGGGTGGTGGCCGCGCTCGGCCCGGGCACCCGCGTCGTGCGCTACGACCTGCGCGGCCACGGTGGATCGGCGCCGGCCCGCCGGGGCACCGCGACGATCCCGCGCCTGGCCGACGATCTCGCCGAGCTGATCGCCGCGCGCGTGCCGTCCGGGCCGATCGTGCTCGCCGGGCACTCGATGGGCGGGATGACCGTGATGGCGCTGGCCGAGCGGCATCCGGAGCTGGTGTCCGAGCGGGTGGTGGGAGCGGCTTTCGTGGCCACGTCTTCGGGCCAGATGGACCGGATCACGTTGGGGCTGCCCGGATTGGCCGGGGAGTTCTCCGTGCGGTTCGAGCGGCGGATCGCGAAGGCGCTGGCGCACCGGCGCGGCGAGCGGCTGCCGTTGAGCCCGGCGCTGGTGCGTTCCGGCGCCCGGTTCCTGGTGTTCGGGGACCATCCGCGACGGGCCGACGTCCGGCTGGTCGCCGATCAGCTGCTGTGCGCGCACCCGGCCAGCCTCGGCGAGTTCCAGGACGCCATTTCCACACACGACCGGCGGGTGGCGCTGGCCGCCCTGCGCGGCGTGCCGACGCTGGTGCTGGCGGGGGAGAAGGACCGGCTGTGCCCGTTGCCGCACGCCAAGGTGATCGCCGACGAGCTGCCGGACGCGGAGTTCGTGCGTTATCCGGGGGCCGGGCACATGCTGCCGCAGGAGCGGGCGGGCGAGGTGGCCGTGCGGATCGGGGCGCTGGTCCGGGCGGCCGCACGCTGAACCGGCGGCCGCTTCGTCGTGGCAGGGGGACGAGGCGGCCGCTTTTCCTTTCACGGCAAGGGAAAGTCAGCTGTCCTTGAGGGGGAAGCCACCGCCGACGCCGCGCCAGGCCAGGTTGGCGGTCAGGGCCACGGCCTCTTCCTTGCTGATCGACTGGTTGTGCTGCAGCCAGTACCGCGCGCTCACCTGGCTCATCCCGACCAGGCCCACGGCCAGCAGCCGCGCCTTGTCCTCGTCCAGGCCCGCGTCCGCGGTGATCGTCTCGGTGATCGCCTCGACGCTGGCCGAGGTGGCCCGGTCCACCGCCTCCTGCACGGCGGGCTCACCGCGCAGGTCCGACTCGAAGACCATGCGGAAGGCGCCCGCGTCGTTGTTCACGAAGTCGAAGAACGCGGCGACGGTGGCGGGCACGCGCTGGCGGTTCTCGGTGGTCGAGTCCAAGGCGCCCTTCACCCGGCCGACCAGGTCGTCCACGTGGCTTTCCAGCAGCGCGATGTACAGGTCCAGCTTCCCGGGGAAGTGCTGGTAGAGCACCGGCTTGCTGACGCCGGCCTCCTCGGCGATCTCGTCCATCGCCGCCGCGTGGTAGCCGTTCTCCGCGAAGACCCGTTGCGCGGCCGCCAGGAGCTGGGCGCGGCGTTCCGTCCTCGGCAGCCGGACGCCCCGTTGCTGCAGTCGCGCCATGTCCGTCATTGTTCCTCCCGTCCGCGGCTTCGACGGGCGGGGGTCACCACCGCGTGAAGTGGTTTTGAGATTACTCGTCGGTACGCCCGAAACGCCAAGTGTCGGGCATTCTGGATCCGTGACCCTTCCGACCACGCGCCCGGCGGTGCCGGCGGCGAGCCGCGCGCCGCTCACCCACGTGCCCCTCTCCACGCGGCCGCTGCCACCGCTCGAACCGGTGCTCCCGCCCTGGCCGGGCGCGGTCGAGGAGGTCGGCGGCGTGGCGCTGAACGTCCGCCGCACCCCGGGCCCGGACGGCTCGGTCGCGGTCTACGTCCACGGCCTCGGCGGCTCGTCCAGCAACTGGACGGACCTGGCCGCGCTGCTCTCGCCGGTCGCCAGCGGACGGGCGATCGACCTGCCCGGCTTCGGCTACTCCGAGCCCGAGGCGGAGTTCGACTTCAGCCTCGACGCGCACGCCGGCGTCCTCGCGAAGTACGTCGAAGGGCTCGGCGCCGGCCCCGTCCACCTGCTCGGCAACTCCATGGGCGGCGCGGTCGCCCTGCTCGTCGCGGCGCGGCGGCCGGAGCTGGTCAAGACGCTCACCCTCATCTCGCCCGCGATGCCGGACCGCCGCCCGGACCCGCGCCGGCTGTCGGACCCGATGATGGCGCTCGCGTACCTGCCGCTGGTGGGCACGCGCGTGCGGCGGCGGATGGCCGGGCTGACCGCGCGGGAACGCGCCGCGCAGGTGATCAAGCTGTGCTTCCGCGACCCGTCGAAGTTCCCCGATTCCCGGCTGGACGAGCTGGCCGCGGAGCACGGTGCGCGGGCCGGGTTCGCCTGGGCCGCGCCGGCCATGGCTCGCAGTACGTTCGGCATTTTCCGCGCTTGGTCCGCCCGCGGGGACGCTTCGCTGTGGGCAGTCGCTCCTCGTGTGACGAGCCCGACACTCGTCGTCTGGGGCCTGCACGATCGGGTGATATCGGCCCGCCGCGCGCCCCGCACCGCCCGGCTGCTCCCGCGCGGGCGGCTGCTGGTGCTTCCCCGGACCGGCCACGTGGCGCAGATGGAACGCCCGAACGTCGTAGCCCGGGCCGTGCTCGGACTCTGGGAGTCCGCAGAAAACGGTCAATGGTAGTCCGATCGGGTGAAAGATGATCTCTCGGTAATCCGCCAGTCGCTTTCAGCATCACCGTGCGGTTATGGCACCCTGGGGCCGTGGACCGGCTTAAGCACGACGCTCGAGGAGATGACCGGCGGGCTTCGTACGCCGGGTCGTCGCGACGCACGTCGTCCGGGGCCGCGTCTTCGGGCTCCTCGAAGAAACCCGCGAACTCCCCGCTGACCGACACCGGCTCGCCGCGCGTCGGCCAGTTCCGCCCGTCGAAGCCCCCGGCGCAGCGCGTCGGCGAGGACCGCTACCGGCCCGGCACCCGCCGCACCAGCGCGGAGCCGCTGCGCGCGTCGTGGAAGCCGAAGGGCGAGGACGAGCCGGAGCGGCCCGCGCGCCGTCCGGTCAAGAAGTCCGGCGGCGGCATCGGCAAGTTCGTGAAGACCTACGGCTGGCGCGTGTACGCGCTGCCGATCCTGGTGGTGATCACCGCGCTGGTGGTGTTCAACACCGCCACCGGCCCGCCCGAGCCCGGCACGCCGGCCGGGGCCGCCGCGGGTGAGGCGGCCGTGGGCGATTCCTCGGCGGGCGCGATCGACGGCAGCGACGGCATCCCGGAGAACCCGGCGAAACCGGTCGACGTCAACGTGCCGACCGCGGAGCTGCCGAACGGCGGCGACTACACCCAGGACGGCAAGGGCACCTGGCACGTCGTGCCCGGCTCCGGCCCGGTCGTCGGCAAGGCCGGCAAGCTCTACACGTACACCGTGGCGGTCGAGGACGGCATCGACCCGGCCAGCTACGCCGGCGACGACAGCTTCGGCACCGCGGTCCAGGGCATCCTGTCCGACCCGCGCAGCTGGACCTGGAACGGCGAGATCCGGCTGCAGCGGGTCGACGCGAGTTTCCCGGACCCGAGCTTCCAGGTGAGCCTGACCTCGCCGAACACCACGCACCGGGCCGACGCGTGCGGCTTCCAGATCAAGTTCGAGGCCTCCTGCTACCGGCGCAGCATGGGCCGGGTGCTGATCAACCTGGCCCGCTGGGTGCGCGGCGCGAAGGTCTACGGCGCGGACATGACCGGCTACCGCCAGTACGCCATCAACCACGAGGTGGGTCACGCGCTCGGCAACATCCACGTCGGCTGCCCCGGCAACGGCCAGCCCGCGCCGGTGATGATGCAGCAGTCGTTCGGCGTGGCCGACGACTACGTGGCCGCGCTGAACAACATCCCCGGCGGCGACAAGGGCAAGGTGGCCCCTGACCACCGGGTCTGCGTGCCCAACGCGTGGCCGAACCCGACCCCGCCGCAGTAGCCGTACAAAGCAACCCCCTTCCCACGATCTGGACCCGGGGAAGGGTGGCTTGCGTGTGCGCGTTGTAGATACTGGGATCGACAACGCGATCCGCGCGAGATGGAGGACCCGATGTCAGACACGGCACTGCCGCCGCTCGTAGAGCCGGCTGCCGAGCTCACCAAGGAAGAGGTGGCCCGGTACAGCCGTCACCTGATCATCCCCGACGTCGGGGTGGTCGGGCAGAAGCGGCTCAAGAACGCGAAGGTCCTGGTCATCGGGGCCGGCGGCCTGGGCAGTCCCGCGCTGCTGTATCTCGCCGCGGCGGGGGTGGGCACCCTCGGCATCGTCGACTTCGACGTGGTCGACGAGTCCAACCTGCAGCGCCAGGTGATCCACGGCATCTCCGACGTCGGCAAGCTCAAGGCCGCCTCGGCGCAGGAGTCGATCGCCGAGATCAACCCGTTCGTCAAGGTCTACCTGCACACCGAGCGGCTCGAGTCGGCGAACGCGCTGGAGATCTTCGGCCAGTACGACCTGATCGTCGACGGCACCGACAACTTCGCCACGCGGTACCTGGTGAACGACGCCGCGGTGCTGCTGGGCAAGCCCTACGTGTGGGGCTCGATCTTCCGGTTCGAGGGCCAGGTCAGCGTCTTCTGGGAGGACGCGCCGAACGGCAAGGGCCTGAACTACCGCGACCTCTACCCCGAGCCGCCGCCTCCCGGCATGGTGCCCTCGTGCGCCGAGGGCGGCGTGCTGGGCGTGCTCTGCGCGTCCATCGGCTCGATCATGGTGACCGAGGCGATCAAGCTGATCACCGGCATCGGCGAGCCGCTGCTCGGGCGGCTGATCAGCTACGACGCGCTGGAGATGAAGTACCGCGAGGTCAAGATCCGCAAGGATCCGGAGACCCCGAAGATCACCGAGCTGATCGACTACGAGGCGTTCTGCGGCGTGGTTTCCGACGAGGCGGCCGAGGCCGCTTCGGGCAGCACGATCACGCCCGCGGAGCTCAAGGCCAAGTTCGACAACGGCGAGAACTTCGCCCTGATCGACGTCCGCGAGCCGCACGAGTACGAGATCGTCAACATCAAGGGCGCGACGCTGATCCCGAAGGACCGGATCCTCTCGGGCGAGGCGCTCGCGGAACTGCCGCAGGACAAGCCGATCGTGCTGCACTGCAAGTCCGGTGCGCGGTCCGCGGAGGCGCTGGCGGCGCTGCACGCGGCCGGGTTCAAGGACGCCACGCACCTGGGCGGCGGCGTGCTGGCCTGGGCGCGGCAGATCGACCCGAGCCTGCCGACGTACTGACCGTAGTGCTCCGTTAAGGCCTCCTTACCCGCGTCGTACGCGGGTAAGGAGGCCTTGACGGCTTTTTGGCGGTGAACGTCCGGGTCCGAGAAAACGGTGTGTGACCAGCGCGTCTTCTCGTTCGTGGCGGAGTGGCCGGGGTACCGTTTCCTGTTGTGCGGTCCACTCTCGAACGGCCTTCCGAGCGCGTGTGCGCAGCCTTCGGCGGCGAGCTGGACGGGGCTTCGGCCCTGCCGGACTCGTCCGCCTGGCATTGCGGTGACCTGGTGCTCAAGCCGGTCACCGACAAGTCGCGCACGCTGTGGACGGCGCGGGCGCTGGACCACATCGACGAGCCGGGCCTGCGGGTCGCCAAGCCGGTGCGCTCGCGTGACGGCCGCTGGATCGTCGGCGACTGGTCCGCGTGGCGGTATGTCTCCGGCACGCCGGAGCACCGCTGCGACGAGGCCGTGCTCACCGCGGTGAAGCT includes the following:
- a CDS encoding TetR/AcrR family transcriptional regulator; the encoded protein is MTRVIERVKRSSKQSGKQPASGEAATGDARRDRWRKHRIARRAEFVEAALRALDSHGPDLGMEDVAAEAGVTKPVLYRHFEDKADLYVALGQRGTEILFERLIPAINAELAPVPRIRMALDAFFTVIEEHPNLYRLLAHGGLPGKVVDADVVAEDKEVIATALTALLGDYMRMFNMDSGAAEPWAHGIVGMVQSTGEWWLDRRSMSRDSVVEYLTQIIWAAIDGLTRQHGVVIDPSLPLEANKVVQLGRSNDDGTPADSDAG
- a CDS encoding AurF N-oxygenase family protein, translating into MTRTLKDTDRDRTAERLLKSSANKFYDPDVDIDWDAPLVEGKRFILDERSSLYGTELWDKLTPEQRIELGKHEVASVATTGLWFEILLMQMLLKEVYEEDPTTAHAQFALTEIADECRHSTMFARMASRIGCPAYGPVPLLRRFAKLMPSFSYGPARYGAILVAEEVLDRLQREQMVSEDVQPLVRMVNRIHVLEEARHVTFAREEVTRGMAKLSKAEIVYQQFIIALISYFVTRAFINPNVYKAVGIRPRDGVKAALENPKWQGTIAWAGEKIMPFLQESGLVGWPGRYFWRKSFLLPKGK
- a CDS encoding alpha/beta fold hydrolase encodes the protein MTTVERLRHPAREHRFVASDGCALHVEASGPADAAVTLVLVHGWTQDHRTWDGVVAALGPGTRVVRYDLRGHGGSAPARRGTATIPRLADDLAELIAARVPSGPIVLAGHSMGGMTVMALAERHPELVSERVVGAAFVATSSGQMDRITLGLPGLAGEFSVRFERRIAKALAHRRGERLPLSPALVRSGARFLVFGDHPRRADVRLVADQLLCAHPASLGEFQDAISTHDRRVALAALRGVPTLVLAGEKDRLCPLPHAKVIADELPDAEFVRYPGAGHMLPQERAGEVAVRIGALVRAAAR
- a CDS encoding TetR/AcrR family transcriptional regulator, with translation MTDMARLQQRGVRLPRTERRAQLLAAAQRVFAENGYHAAAMDEIAEEAGVSKPVLYQHFPGKLDLYIALLESHVDDLVGRVKGALDSTTENRQRVPATVAAFFDFVNNDAGAFRMVFESDLRGEPAVQEAVDRATSASVEAITETITADAGLDEDKARLLAVGLVGMSQVSARYWLQHNQSISKEEAVALTANLAWRGVGGGFPLKDS
- a CDS encoding alpha/beta hydrolase, translated to MTLPTTRPAVPAASRAPLTHVPLSTRPLPPLEPVLPPWPGAVEEVGGVALNVRRTPGPDGSVAVYVHGLGGSSSNWTDLAALLSPVASGRAIDLPGFGYSEPEAEFDFSLDAHAGVLAKYVEGLGAGPVHLLGNSMGGAVALLVAARRPELVKTLTLISPAMPDRRPDPRRLSDPMMALAYLPLVGTRVRRRMAGLTARERAAQVIKLCFRDPSKFPDSRLDELAAEHGARAGFAWAAPAMARSTFGIFRAWSARGDASLWAVAPRVTSPTLVVWGLHDRVISARRAPRTARLLPRGRLLVLPRTGHVAQMERPNVVARAVLGLWESAENGQW
- a CDS encoding DUF3152 domain-containing protein; its protein translation is MDRLKHDARGDDRRASYAGSSRRTSSGAASSGSSKKPANSPLTDTGSPRVGQFRPSKPPAQRVGEDRYRPGTRRTSAEPLRASWKPKGEDEPERPARRPVKKSGGGIGKFVKTYGWRVYALPILVVITALVVFNTATGPPEPGTPAGAAAGEAAVGDSSAGAIDGSDGIPENPAKPVDVNVPTAELPNGGDYTQDGKGTWHVVPGSGPVVGKAGKLYTYTVAVEDGIDPASYAGDDSFGTAVQGILSDPRSWTWNGEIRLQRVDASFPDPSFQVSLTSPNTTHRADACGFQIKFEASCYRRSMGRVLINLARWVRGAKVYGADMTGYRQYAINHEVGHALGNIHVGCPGNGQPAPVMMQQSFGVADDYVAALNNIPGGDKGKVAPDHRVCVPNAWPNPTPPQ
- the moeZ gene encoding adenylyltransferase/sulfurtransferase MoeZ, coding for MSDTALPPLVEPAAELTKEEVARYSRHLIIPDVGVVGQKRLKNAKVLVIGAGGLGSPALLYLAAAGVGTLGIVDFDVVDESNLQRQVIHGISDVGKLKAASAQESIAEINPFVKVYLHTERLESANALEIFGQYDLIVDGTDNFATRYLVNDAAVLLGKPYVWGSIFRFEGQVSVFWEDAPNGKGLNYRDLYPEPPPPGMVPSCAEGGVLGVLCASIGSIMVTEAIKLITGIGEPLLGRLISYDALEMKYREVKIRKDPETPKITELIDYEAFCGVVSDEAAEAASGSTITPAELKAKFDNGENFALIDVREPHEYEIVNIKGATLIPKDRILSGEALAELPQDKPIVLHCKSGARSAEALAALHAAGFKDATHLGGGVLAWARQIDPSLPTY